A stretch of Lysinibacillus agricola DNA encodes these proteins:
- a CDS encoding putative holin-like toxin → MRRLTVFEAFSLIVQCSLLLIAVLTLMLSIIVSQNKKK, encoded by the coding sequence GTGAGGCGATTGACAGTATTTGAAGCATTTAGTTTGATTGTACAGTGTAGTCTTTTGCTAATTGCAGTACTTACACTGATGCTTAGCATTATTGTCTCTCAAAATAAAAAGAAATAG
- a CDS encoding YdbC family protein: MAEIKYEIIETIVVLSEGNKGWKKELNLISWNGREPKYDIRDWSEDHTKMGKGVTLSLSELQLLKESLAKLSDLD, translated from the coding sequence GTGGCAGAAATTAAATACGAAATTATTGAAACAATTGTGGTATTATCGGAAGGCAATAAAGGCTGGAAAAAAGAATTGAATTTGATTAGCTGGAATGGTCGTGAACCGAAATACGATATTAGAGATTGGTCGGAGGATCATACAAAGATGGGGAAGGGTGTTACATTGTCACTGTCTGAATTACAGCTTTTGAAAGAGTCGTTAGCTAAATTGTCAGACTTAGATTAA
- a CDS encoding YwqG family protein produces the protein MKHSLKQAIVLKALEESVTYTDSKLGGRPYCKLGDSFPVHSSGIPYMFLAQLNFSQLPSLEDYPQQGLLQFFVLADEDYGVYEDGYYCRYYADFEPSHDIEPFSDEEMEYELCEPIIFGGPYAFKATLREELVPYTDPRSVHYDLPMENPAYSKYFDQTDGSGTKIGGYAFMDKNSFDKNNGNAELLFQLDMEGNAQKTYAMIADSGTLQFFIERDSLIAKDFSKLYYYLYSM, from the coding sequence ATGAAGCATTCATTAAAGCAGGCGATTGTTTTAAAAGCATTAGAGGAGTCAGTAACTTATACGGATAGTAAATTAGGTGGACGACCTTATTGTAAGTTAGGTGATAGCTTTCCTGTACATAGTAGTGGCATACCTTATATGTTTTTGGCTCAGCTTAATTTTTCTCAGCTACCCTCGCTAGAAGATTACCCGCAGCAAGGACTTCTACAGTTTTTTGTGTTGGCAGATGAGGATTATGGTGTTTACGAGGATGGTTATTATTGTCGATATTACGCGGATTTTGAGCCCTCTCATGATATAGAGCCTTTTTCTGATGAGGAGATGGAGTATGAGCTATGTGAACCAATTATCTTTGGTGGCCCTTATGCATTTAAGGCAACATTACGCGAAGAGTTAGTACCGTACACAGATCCTCGCTCCGTTCATTATGACTTACCAATGGAGAACCCTGCATATTCAAAGTATTTTGATCAAACAGATGGTAGTGGCACGAAAATAGGTGGCTACGCATTTATGGATAAAAATAGTTTTGATAAGAATAATGGCAATGCAGAGCTGCTGTTTCAATTAGATATGGAGGGGAATGCCCAAAAGACATATGCCATGATAGCAGACTCTGGTACATTGCAATTTTTTATCGAGCGAGATTCTCTAATCGCAAAGGATTTTTCTAAACTTTATTATTATCTTTACAGCATGTAA
- a CDS encoding YaiI/YqxD family protein, translated as MKVLIDADACPVVDLALTISSEFEIETILFCDTSHRIERDNVITIIVPKGPDSVDFTLVNALSKHDIVITQDYGLAAMVLARGGYPIDQNGREMSDENIERLLEMRHVGQKFRRAGGRTRGPKKRTQENNISFEMKFRQICERAISAQKMEEPEGGK; from the coding sequence GTGAAGGTTTTAATTGATGCTGATGCCTGTCCAGTCGTGGATTTAGCACTAACTATATCATCTGAGTTTGAGATAGAAACAATCTTGTTTTGCGATACATCCCACCGTATTGAACGTGATAATGTAATAACAATTATTGTTCCTAAGGGACCGGATTCGGTTGATTTTACGCTAGTGAATGCGCTTTCAAAGCATGATATTGTCATTACGCAGGATTACGGTTTAGCAGCTATGGTTTTGGCAAGAGGGGGTTATCCAATCGATCAAAATGGACGAGAGATGTCCGATGAAAATATCGAACGTTTGCTCGAAATGCGCCATGTTGGACAAAAATTTAGACGTGCTGGTGGACGTACAAGGGGGCCAAAAAAACGAACACAAGAAAACAATATTTCGTTCGAAATGAAATTTCGACAAATTTGTGAACGAGCAATTTCAGCACAAAAAATGGAGGAACCAGAAGGTGGAAAATGA
- a CDS encoding pyridoxal-phosphate-dependent aminotransferase family protein — protein MYENILRHPGPTPIPKKVQLAMNHDIISHRSNEFVKLYRETIELVKPVFGTKQDILLLPSGGTAALEAAAVNTVSAGENVVVITVGAFGDYFVSICEKYGFHVHKLEKEWGQACTAKELREFLQPLKDIKAVFVTYNETSTGILNPIAELAQVVREETDALCIVDGVSCIGGAPAEMDAWGIDILITGSQKAMMLPPGLSLVSVSERAWKVIEENKAPSYYLNLLSYHSWAEKGMTPNTPTVTLIYGLHEVCKLIEEEGGFKKTIARHELLKNMVRHAMNALNIELLTTDEHASPTITAIMAPKGIALGDFLSHLKQQYHLDFAGGLGHLQGKIFRFGHMGYCFPSDILQAVSLMEAALQDFEYDFVPGAGVRAAQEVFLAAQQNKIATIK, from the coding sequence GTGTATGAAAATATTTTAAGACATCCAGGACCTACACCAATTCCGAAAAAGGTTCAGCTTGCGATGAATCACGATATTATTAGTCATCGAAGCAATGAATTTGTGAAGCTTTACCGTGAAACAATTGAATTAGTGAAGCCTGTTTTTGGGACAAAGCAGGATATTTTACTCCTTCCATCAGGTGGTACGGCCGCTTTAGAGGCCGCAGCGGTTAACACTGTTTCTGCTGGTGAAAATGTTGTTGTAATTACTGTTGGAGCGTTCGGAGACTATTTCGTTTCGATTTGTGAGAAATATGGCTTTCATGTACATAAGCTTGAAAAAGAATGGGGACAAGCTTGCACGGCTAAGGAGCTGCGAGAATTTTTGCAGCCTTTAAAAGATATTAAGGCTGTTTTTGTCACATACAATGAAACTTCGACTGGTATCTTAAACCCAATCGCTGAATTAGCACAAGTTGTTCGTGAGGAAACGGATGCCTTATGTATTGTCGATGGTGTAAGTTGCATCGGTGGAGCTCCTGCTGAAATGGATGCTTGGGGAATCGATATTCTTATTACAGGATCTCAAAAAGCCATGATGTTACCTCCAGGCCTTTCCTTAGTCAGCGTAAGCGAAAGAGCTTGGAAAGTCATTGAAGAAAATAAAGCACCGTCCTATTATTTAAACTTATTAAGCTATCATAGCTGGGCAGAAAAAGGGATGACTCCAAATACGCCTACTGTAACACTTATTTATGGACTCCACGAGGTTTGTAAACTTATAGAGGAAGAAGGAGGCTTTAAAAAGACAATTGCCCGCCATGAACTATTGAAAAACATGGTACGTCATGCAATGAACGCTCTTAATATTGAACTTCTCACTACTGATGAGCATGCTTCTCCGACCATTACAGCGATTATGGCACCAAAAGGGATTGCACTCGGTGACTTCTTATCACATTTAAAGCAGCAATATCATTTAGATTTCGCTGGAGGACTCGGTCATTTGCAGGGTAAAATATTTAGATTCGGTCATATGGGCTATTGTTTTCCAAGTGATATTTTACAGGCCGTTTCTTTAATGGAAGCCGCACTTCAAGACTTTGAATATGACTTTGTGCCAGGTGCAGGTGTGCGAGCAGCACAGGAAGTATTTTTAGCTGCTCAGCAAAATAAAATTGCAACGATAAAGTGA
- a CDS encoding D-serine ammonia-lyase, translated as MENELKHELFNQFPKLKELANHDTVLWENTNWQKKAMTNLFSMEEVEKAEETLKRFSSYLKIAFPELLESNGLIESSIQDITLIKKALEKEFDVSIPGQFILKCDHALPISGSIKARGGIFEVLRHAEQLLMANGKLTKEDNFAVLATEDFHAFFQQYTIAVGSTGNLGLSIGIMGKKLGFNVVVHMSSDAKEWKKALLREKGATVIEYEADYSVAVEQGRREAEQDPMCHFIDDENSKDLFAGYAVAAKRLKIQFEKTNITVDEAHPLFVYLPCGVGGGPGGVAYGIREIFGEHAHIFFAEPAASPCMTIGLMTGLHDAISVEDIGLDNKTEADGLAVGRASKFVGKVMETYVSGCYTVKDEELFKSLALAMEVEDLFLEPSAHAGMFGPIQLMKKGQSYLEEHDLVDKMEQATHLVWATGGSMVPVEMREEYMAKVVQGARIND; from the coding sequence GTGGAAAATGAACTTAAACACGAACTATTTAATCAATTTCCTAAACTAAAAGAGTTAGCAAATCATGATACTGTGCTTTGGGAAAATACAAATTGGCAAAAAAAGGCGATGACAAATCTTTTTTCAATGGAGGAAGTTGAGAAGGCAGAAGAAACACTTAAACGCTTTTCTTCCTATTTAAAAATAGCATTCCCAGAGCTTTTGGAAAGCAATGGACTTATTGAATCATCTATTCAAGATATAACACTGATAAAGAAAGCTCTTGAAAAGGAGTTTGATGTTTCAATACCAGGTCAATTTATCTTAAAATGCGATCATGCCTTGCCAATCTCAGGCTCTATTAAAGCTCGTGGTGGTATTTTTGAAGTATTAAGGCATGCAGAGCAGCTTTTGATGGCTAATGGAAAGCTAACAAAAGAAGATAATTTTGCTGTGTTGGCAACAGAGGACTTTCATGCTTTCTTCCAGCAATACACAATTGCCGTAGGTTCTACAGGTAATTTAGGCTTAAGTATCGGCATTATGGGCAAAAAACTCGGCTTTAATGTCGTTGTACATATGTCGAGTGACGCCAAAGAGTGGAAAAAAGCATTATTGCGAGAAAAAGGTGCGACCGTTATTGAATATGAAGCCGACTATAGCGTTGCTGTAGAACAAGGTCGTCGAGAGGCTGAACAAGATCCTATGTGTCATTTCATTGATGATGAGAATTCGAAGGACTTATTTGCAGGCTATGCAGTGGCGGCAAAGCGCTTAAAAATACAGTTTGAAAAGACGAACATTACTGTAGATGAAGCCCATCCATTGTTCGTTTATTTACCTTGTGGTGTAGGTGGTGGACCAGGCGGTGTTGCGTACGGCATTCGTGAAATTTTTGGAGAACATGCCCATATTTTCTTTGCTGAACCAGCAGCATCTCCTTGTATGACAATTGGTTTAATGACTGGTTTACATGACGCCATCAGTGTAGAAGATATAGGTCTTGATAATAAAACCGAAGCGGATGGCCTTGCTGTTGGTCGTGCGTCAAAATTTGTTGGCAAAGTGATGGAAACGTATGTAAGTGGCTGCTACACAGTTAAAGATGAGGAATTATTTAAATCACTAGCATTAGCCATGGAGGTAGAAGATTTATTTTTAGAGCCATCTGCACATGCAGGGATGTTCGGACCGATTCAGTTAATGAAAAAAGGACAAAGTTATTTAGAAGAGCATGATTTAGTTGATAAGATGGAGCAAGCAACCCATCTTGTATGGGCAACAGGTGGAAGTATGGTGCCGGTGGAAATGCGGGAGGAATACATGGCAAAGGTAGTGCAAGGAGCAAGAATTAATGATTAA
- a CDS encoding nucleoside triphosphate pyrophosphohydrolase, producing MPVYNKLVRDLIPQIIEAGGKTCSIRVLEQGEHLEEIKAKMQEEALEFLEAVSPKEAIEELADMLELVHAALQMYGVSYEQLEQLRIQKKMQRGGFSKGIYLVEVKE from the coding sequence ATGCCAGTATACAACAAATTAGTACGTGATTTAATTCCACAAATAATTGAAGCGGGGGGTAAAACATGTAGCATAAGAGTATTAGAACAGGGAGAACATTTAGAAGAAATAAAAGCGAAAATGCAAGAAGAGGCATTAGAATTTCTAGAGGCAGTCTCTCCAAAAGAGGCCATTGAGGAACTTGCGGATATGTTGGAATTAGTACATGCAGCTTTACAAATGTACGGCGTGTCCTATGAACAGTTGGAACAGCTACGTATTCAGAAGAAGATGCAACGCGGAGGATTTTCGAAAGGTATTTATTTAGTTGAGGTGAAGGAGTAG
- a CDS encoding DUF1835 domain-containing protein: MEWKVNYPFIYFLLELNTVFVYRIKTHNYLNASDLIDSSEWEAYELQHLSQFETFNHEESEAIEGWGFSLEYDKLCDIVEIVNDCIQKHRSVDQRLTTQAVHIVSTESAAGSVRVALAPPKHVIGFPDCFSIGPLWKLEEKRGQDFRNDWLFENINDGEEDVYQNKFTNTLREIEDIPNHVPIYIWYGNNADEQCGLRYFLYLLRDKSNEIFLINTTEHSKTNCATSQLNSQQLAQLFVNIKERKQLTTQDRLILQNEWEIVSQNNDVLRLWINNEIKGVPENYFDPLIIETIEKLHNEQVTKDFIKTGTVIAELLPLIDELPSVFFLECRIRFLVYSGVLALKGIPKSMRHYSVKLRE; encoded by the coding sequence ATGGAATGGAAAGTAAATTATCCATTTATTTATTTTTTATTGGAGTTAAATACGGTTTTTGTCTATCGAATTAAAACACATAATTATTTGAACGCATCGGATTTGATAGATAGTAGTGAATGGGAGGCATATGAATTACAGCATCTTTCTCAATTTGAAACATTCAACCATGAAGAAAGTGAAGCAATTGAGGGTTGGGGATTCTCGCTAGAGTACGATAAATTATGCGACATAGTAGAAATTGTAAATGACTGTATTCAAAAACATCGTTCTGTAGACCAACGATTAACAACGCAGGCAGTTCATATTGTGAGCACTGAATCTGCTGCAGGTTCAGTGAGAGTAGCGCTTGCGCCACCTAAACATGTGATTGGATTCCCTGATTGCTTCTCAATTGGACCATTGTGGAAGCTAGAGGAGAAAAGAGGTCAAGACTTCCGAAATGATTGGTTATTTGAAAATATTAACGATGGAGAGGAAGATGTTTATCAAAATAAGTTTACAAATACTTTGCGTGAAATAGAAGATATTCCAAATCATGTTCCTATCTATATTTGGTATGGTAATAACGCAGATGAACAATGTGGACTTCGTTATTTCCTCTATTTATTGCGAGATAAATCAAATGAGATTTTCCTTATTAATACGACAGAACATAGTAAGACTAATTGTGCGACAAGTCAGCTAAATTCACAACAATTGGCGCAGCTTTTTGTGAACATAAAAGAAAGAAAGCAACTAACTACTCAGGACCGTCTTATTTTGCAAAATGAATGGGAAATAGTATCGCAAAATAACGATGTTCTGCGCCTATGGATTAACAATGAAATAAAAGGGGTACCAGAAAATTATTTTGATCCACTTATTATAGAGACGATAGAAAAGCTACATAATGAACAAGTAACAAAAGATTTTATAAAGACGGGAACAGTGATTGCGGAACTCTTACCTTTAATCGACGAGCTTCCCAGTGTCTTCTTTTTAGAATGTAGAATAAGATTTTTAGTGTATAGTGGGGTGCTTGCATTAAAAGGTATTCCTAAGTCCATGAGACACTATAGTGTAAAATTACGTGAATAA
- a CDS encoding nuclease-related domain-containing protein, protein MGKLFLFIIFILIVISFYFMKKNYRKSVYYKLTKNNFFAVKLNKGRNGEYLTSKIIEKHALQSHKQLLNVYVPKRNSDELTEIDLLYIDRTGLYVIESKNYSGWIFGNETQQQWTQTMPNKKKYKFFNPIRQNATHIRAIQDFLELPKEAIHSIIVFSERCTLKKVIVTSQNVHVIKREDLRRFIQTQKQTATQFFSQDDIQTIYNKLVPQMQVSNEVKKQHIQTIQQKYRK, encoded by the coding sequence ATGGGTAAGTTGTTTCTATTTATTATTTTTATATTGATAGTGATAAGTTTTTACTTTATGAAAAAAAATTATCGGAAAAGTGTCTATTATAAACTGACAAAAAATAATTTCTTTGCAGTTAAACTCAATAAAGGGAGAAATGGTGAGTATCTAACATCGAAAATTATTGAGAAGCATGCCTTACAAAGTCATAAGCAATTATTAAATGTATATGTTCCAAAAAGAAATTCAGATGAATTAACGGAGATTGATTTACTTTATATTGATCGAACTGGTCTATATGTGATTGAATCAAAAAACTATAGTGGTTGGATTTTTGGCAATGAAACACAACAGCAATGGACACAAACGATGCCCAATAAGAAAAAATATAAATTTTTCAATCCAATCCGTCAAAATGCTACGCATATCCGTGCAATTCAAGATTTTCTAGAACTTCCAAAAGAAGCAATTCATTCTATTATTGTCTTTAGTGAGCGCTGTACATTGAAAAAAGTGATAGTCACTTCCCAAAATGTACATGTTATAAAACGAGAAGATTTAAGGCGTTTTATCCAAACACAAAAACAAACTGCAACACAGTTTTTCTCTCAAGACGATATTCAAACAATTTATAATAAGCTCGTGCCTCAAATGCAAGTATCCAATGAAGTCAAAAAACAACATATTCAAACGATTCAGCAGAAATACAGAAAATAA
- a CDS encoding Yip1 family protein — MDNYNDTPQERPKLNPFLSIWLHPKQTTRFMIEEKSIGFAILLISIGYIGVTLSDLIDKKALLDWSPWFIVLFCVILSPISAIIGTAFAALITWLFGKLFKGTGTYSQLFKGLSLTAIPFLVLIPFYLIWLFTSPESLMDPNFAGTMPWIFWLTTLITIVIGIWSIVITVGAVAEAHQIPNWMAFFTILLPTIIFAILLIILIIVLFLIFGIFNGMM, encoded by the coding sequence ATGGATAACTATAATGACACACCACAAGAAAGGCCAAAGCTTAATCCATTTTTGTCTATCTGGTTGCATCCAAAGCAAACAACTCGTTTCATGATAGAAGAAAAATCAATTGGCTTTGCGATTCTTCTCATATCAATTGGTTATATTGGTGTTACACTTTCGGACCTTATTGATAAGAAAGCCTTGTTAGACTGGTCACCTTGGTTTATCGTACTATTTTGTGTTATTTTATCACCGATTTCAGCGATAATTGGTACGGCTTTTGCCGCACTAATCACTTGGCTGTTCGGTAAACTTTTTAAAGGAACAGGTACGTACTCACAATTATTCAAAGGGCTAAGTTTAACTGCTATTCCATTTTTAGTACTTATTCCTTTTTATTTAATTTGGTTATTTACGTCACCTGAATCTTTAATGGACCCTAATTTCGCTGGAACGATGCCTTGGATTTTTTGGCTAACGACTCTCATCACAATTGTGATTGGTATTTGGTCCATCGTTATCACTGTAGGAGCTGTTGCAGAAGCACATCAAATACCCAACTGGATGGCCTTCTTTACAATCTTACTACCAACTATTATTTTTGCTATTTTACTCATCATTCTTATTATTGTTCTCTTTCTCATTTTCGGCATTTTTAATGGAATGATGTAA
- a CDS encoding phosphoribosylaminoimidazolesuccinocarboxamide synthase: MELLYTGKTKNVFKLEDGHYLLKFKDDVTGENGVFDPGANTVGLTIDGAGLAGLRLTSYFYSKLNEQGVPTHYVDANFNDATMTVKPATVFGKGLEVICRFKAVGSFLRRYGAYVQEGQDLDSFVEVTIKDDDRLDPPISEDALAMLNLLTHEEYAILKQRTIEISKFVAAELAKKGLTLYDIKLEFGRDAKTNEILLIDEISGGNMRAYKGEQYIEPLELEKIMLAK, encoded by the coding sequence GTGGAATTATTGTATACAGGTAAAACGAAAAATGTGTTCAAATTAGAAGATGGTCATTACTTATTAAAATTCAAAGATGATGTAACTGGTGAAAACGGCGTATTCGACCCAGGTGCTAATACTGTTGGATTAACAATCGACGGCGCTGGTTTAGCTGGACTTCGCTTAACTTCTTATTTCTACTCAAAACTAAACGAACAAGGTGTTCCTACTCACTATGTTGATGCAAACTTCAACGATGCAACAATGACAGTAAAGCCTGCAACTGTTTTCGGTAAAGGTTTAGAGGTCATTTGCCGCTTCAAGGCAGTAGGCTCTTTCCTACGTCGCTACGGTGCTTACGTGCAAGAAGGACAAGATTTAGATTCTTTCGTAGAAGTTACCATCAAAGATGACGATCGACTAGATCCTCCTATTTCTGAAGATGCTTTAGCCATGTTAAACCTGTTAACACACGAAGAATACGCAATTTTAAAGCAACGTACAATTGAAATTTCTAAATTTGTTGCTGCAGAGCTTGCAAAAAAAGGGTTAACGCTATACGACATCAAATTAGAATTTGGTCGTGATGCTAAAACAAATGAAATTTTATTAATAGATGAAATTTCAGGTGGTAATATGCGTGCTTACAAAGGCGAACAATACATTGAACCATTAGAGCTTGAAAAAATCATGTTAGCTAAATAA
- a CDS encoding nitroreductase family protein → MTTTKSYLNKVMHDRKSVRKYEANYKIPQSELEELLIEATTAPSSSNLQPWRFLVIQDEAVKKELRLIANNQEQVETASAIIAVLGDTEMYKNVEEVYTKNFELGYMDEATKNMMIENSLKLYPNLPEEILKNIATFDAGLISMQIMLLAKDMGYDTVPMGGFNKEAFAKRFELTDNLVPIVLIAIGKAAVAAYGSSRLELNDLAKFI, encoded by the coding sequence ATGACTACAACAAAAAGTTATTTAAATAAAGTAATGCATGATCGTAAATCTGTTCGTAAATATGAAGCAAATTATAAAATCCCTCAATCTGAATTAGAGGAATTACTTATAGAGGCAACAACAGCTCCATCATCAAGCAATTTACAGCCTTGGCGCTTTTTAGTGATCCAAGATGAGGCAGTAAAAAAAGAACTACGCTTGATTGCTAATAACCAGGAGCAAGTAGAAACTGCCTCTGCCATCATTGCGGTTTTAGGCGATACTGAAATGTACAAAAATGTAGAGGAAGTCTATACAAAAAACTTCGAGCTTGGCTATATGGATGAAGCAACAAAAAATATGATGATTGAAAATTCATTAAAGCTATATCCAAACCTTCCTGAAGAAATTCTAAAAAATATAGCTACATTTGATGCGGGCTTAATTTCCATGCAAATCATGCTTTTAGCAAAAGACATGGGCTATGATACAGTACCAATGGGTGGCTTCAATAAAGAGGCTTTTGCAAAGCGCTTTGAATTAACAGATAATCTAGTGCCAATCGTCTTAATCGCTATCGGAAAAGCAGCAGTAGCAGCTTACGGCTCTTCTCGTTTAGAGCTAAATGACCTTGCAAAATTCATTTAA
- the gdhA gene encoding NADP-specific glutamate dehydrogenase — protein sequence MTTTIVSNEQLAKEYVDGVFEQLKQQNSYQAEFLQAAEEIFISLVPVFTQHPEYIKANILSRIVEPDRIISFRVAWQDDNNQVQVNRGYRVQYSNVMGPYKGGLRFHPSVNESIIKFLGFEQIFKNALTGQPIGGGKGGSNFDPKGKSDSEIMRFCQAFMTELYRHIGPDVDVPAGDIGVGAREVGYLWGQYKRLTKASESGVLTGKTPGYGGSLARKEATGYGTVYFVNEMLKDANDSFEGKTVVVSGSGNVSTYAIEKAQSYGAKVVACSDSSGYVYDQDGLDLDAIKEIKEVKGDRISTYLNYRPNATFTEGCTGIWTIPCDIALPCATQNEINGDSARTLIANGVKAIGEGANMPSDLEAINEFLEAGVLFGPAKAANAGGVAVSALEMAQDSSRVFWSFEKVDAKLHEIMKNIYADSKAAAEKYGYPGNLVVGANIAGFVKVADGMLAEGVY from the coding sequence ATGACAACTACAATTGTAAGCAACGAACAATTAGCAAAAGAATACGTTGATGGCGTATTCGAGCAATTAAAACAACAAAATAGTTATCAAGCGGAGTTCTTACAAGCAGCTGAAGAGATTTTCATCTCATTAGTGCCTGTATTTACACAACACCCTGAATATATTAAAGCCAATATCTTATCTCGTATCGTTGAGCCAGATCGCATCATTTCCTTCCGTGTTGCTTGGCAAGATGATAACAACCAAGTTCAAGTAAACCGTGGTTACCGTGTTCAGTACAGCAACGTAATGGGGCCATACAAAGGCGGCCTTCGCTTCCACCCTTCCGTAAACGAATCAATTATCAAATTCTTAGGCTTTGAACAAATCTTTAAAAATGCTTTAACAGGCCAACCAATCGGTGGTGGTAAAGGTGGTTCAAACTTCGATCCTAAGGGAAAATCAGATTCAGAAATCATGCGTTTCTGTCAAGCATTCATGACTGAATTATACCGCCATATTGGTCCAGATGTCGATGTTCCAGCAGGTGATATCGGTGTTGGAGCTCGAGAAGTTGGCTATTTATGGGGTCAATACAAGCGTTTAACAAAAGCAAGCGAATCTGGTGTATTAACTGGTAAAACTCCTGGATACGGCGGCTCTTTAGCCCGTAAAGAGGCAACTGGGTACGGTACTGTATATTTTGTCAACGAAATGCTAAAAGATGCCAATGATTCATTCGAGGGTAAAACAGTTGTAGTTTCTGGCTCTGGTAACGTTTCAACATATGCAATTGAAAAAGCACAATCCTATGGCGCAAAAGTTGTTGCTTGCTCTGACTCTTCAGGCTATGTTTACGATCAAGATGGTTTAGATCTTGACGCAATTAAAGAAATTAAAGAAGTAAAAGGCGATCGTATCTCCACTTACTTAAACTATCGTCCAAATGCTACATTTACAGAAGGCTGCACAGGTATCTGGACTATTCCTTGTGACATCGCGCTTCCATGTGCTACTCAAAACGAAATTAATGGCGATTCAGCTCGCACTTTAATTGCAAACGGCGTGAAAGCTATTGGTGAAGGTGCAAACATGCCATCAGATCTTGAAGCAATTAACGAATTCTTAGAAGCTGGCGTATTATTTGGTCCAGCTAAAGCTGCTAATGCCGGCGGAGTTGCTGTATCTGCTCTTGAAATGGCGCAAGATTCTAGCCGCGTATTCTGGTCATTTGAAAAAGTAGATGCTAAATTACATGAAATTATGAAAAATATTTACGCGGACAGTAAAGCGGCTGCTGAAAAATATGGTTATCCTGGGAACCTTGTAGTTGGCGCGAATATTGCTGGCTTCGTGAAGGTTGCTGATGGTATGCTAGCTGAAGGCGTATATTAA